The following nucleotide sequence is from Leopardus geoffroyi isolate Oge1 chromosome D4, O.geoffroyi_Oge1_pat1.0, whole genome shotgun sequence.
AGAAGGAGACCCTTCTGGGTCAGGAACCCTTGGGTCCGTGGGGACACATCTTTAgtcgcctgccccccccccacccccacaggggATGGGAAAGACCCAGGGGCCCTGCAGGGGGTTGACATGACACTGAGCCTCACGCCTTGGGCTCCGTCACCCTGAGGACCCCTGATGGGTCCCTTCCGGGGTACGAGCAAAGCGTCCCAGGCCACTCTGCCTCCGTGTTCTCCAAGGCCCACCAGCACCTGCAGGCACATCCCCACAGACATACCCACTCACACCTGCCACATGCTGCTTGGAGGCGGCCCCTGAGGGTCCCTGATGCTCCAGAGCAGCTAcccgcggggggtgggggcgggtggtgTCCCAGGCCCGTGTGCatcctggctcccttcctctctcgcCTGTGCCCTCGgggaatttttaatgtttatttacctgagagagagagaaagagagacagagagagacagagcgtgagcaggggaggggcagagagagggagacacagaatctgaattcgcctccaggctctgagctgttggcacagagcccgacgcggggctcgaacccacttaccgcgagattgcgacctgagccgaagttggacgcttaaccgactgagccgcccaggcacccctataattattattttttaaattttataagtaatctctacactcaacgtggggctcaaacccacagccctgagatcaagaggggcacgttccaccgactgagccagccaggcgcccctccacgtTGGGTTTTTAGTCGCTGACACAGCCAGGAACCAGACCCAGGCTGGCCCTGGGAGCTCTcagcctccagcctccttccAGCTGAGTCCCCCACTTGGCTGAGCAAGCAGGGGTGTCGGGGTGAGGGCGGGGTCCCACGGGCAGGTCCCTGGAAAGCAGATGTGGAAGTGGGCGCCCTCCCCTTTGCCAGAGGGCAAGCCGGGGCTCCGTCTGCTGTGGGGATctctgctgtgtctctgtctccagtCCGGCTGCGGGCCAGCGGGGCCCTGCTCACTGATGCTGTCTCTCTTTAGCATCATCAGTTGGATTGTCCGGACCTTCAAGTACGTATTCGGCCTTCGCTTTGACATAAAGGGCCGCCAGAAGCTGGAGGTGGACCACCCGTGTGTCATCATTTCTAACCACCAGAGCATCCTGGACATGATGGGTAAGGCGGGGCCGCGGAGGGGCTGGTGGGAGAGCCGGCCCTTCGCAGCTGCAGGCCCAGCCCGGGACCCTGCCCCGGTCTCTGTGGGGGAGATGCTTCAGGGAGGTAGAGCCCGGGCCCGGATGAGCCGGCGGGCGAGGGGATGCTGACCCGGGCCAGCGGGACCCGTGCCTCCCTGCAGCCACACAAAGCTGCATGTGCCTGACGCTGCGCATGGGGCGCGGACGGCTGGGAGTTCCGCTCCACTCCCTCCCTTTGCAGGCGGGAGGCAGGGGTGGCTAGTGGGAAGGCATGATCGGCCCAGGCCTGTTGGTGGTCAAGGCACGGGGCTGGCGCTCTCCTCCTTGGGAAAGATGgctgccaggctctgagcacgGCCTCCACCTGCCTGGTGTCCCATGGCCACCTGCAGGCCTTATGGAGGCCCTACCCAAGCGCTGCGTGCAGATTGCCAAGCGGGAGCTGCTCTTCACGGGGCCTGTGGGCCTGATCATGTACCTCGGGGGTGTCTTCTTCATCAACCGGCAGCGCTCCAGGACCGCCATGACCGTGATGGCCGACGTGGGCGAGCGCATGGTCAGGGAGAATGTGAGTGTGGGCGGGGTGGCCGCCGTGGACAAGTGCGTGGTGAGGGACAGAGTGAGTGTGGGCGTGATGGCCGCCGGGGACAAGTGCGTGGTCAGGGACAGAGTGAGTGTGGGCATGATGGCCACTGTGGGCAATCGCGTGGTCAGGGACAGAGTGAGTGTGGGCGTGATGGCCGCCGTGGACAAGTGCGTGGTGAGGGACAGAGTGAGTGTGGGCGTGATGGCCGCCGGGGACAAGTGTGTGGTCAGGGACAGAGTGAGTGTGGGCGTGATGGCCGCCATGGGCAATCGCGTGGTCAGGGACAGTGTGAACGTGGGGCTCGGGCCTGCTCGGCACTGCACAGGCTGCCACGTTGTCATGCAGAATGGCCCTCGGGAGCAGTGCCTACGCGTTAGCGGCGGTGGTCTCGGCCGAGGAGCGGGGCTCCTTTGGAGGGGACGGGCTGTGAGGTTCCGCTCCagctgcccctctctcccctgcagctCAAGGTGTGGGTCTACCCTGAGGGCACGAGGAACGACAACGGGGACCTGCTACCTTTCAAGAAGGGTGCCTTCTACCTGGCGATCCAGGCCCAGGTACGCCAGGGCAGCGCCctctctggggaggggggccAGGAAGCGGGTCCCGGTCGGCTTCGGGCAGAAGGCGACTGCCTGGCCACCGCCCCTCGGCACCTGCTTCCTGACCCGTGATGGAGGGCATTTCTTCGGGCCTCTTCACCCACTGGGAGCACTAGGGCTGGTGGCTGATCGGATCCAGTGGGCAGTGGGACTCACGCTTGTCACCGGGGCGCCCGTGCCTGGAGCTCCAGCACCCCTGGGTTGGAGCTGGCCAGGCAAGGGGCCCCCGCAGGGAGGCTGGGGTCAGCGTAGAAGGCAGAGGCGGCGGGCCTCTTTGCTGAGCGCCCGGGAAGGCCGAGTGCTCGTTGGGTCCCGCAGAACCGCTGGCTGGAGTGGGGTTTCAGGGGCACCAGCGGGTccagaggggcagggctgggcagagcCGGAGGCGGGCCTGGAGAGAGCGAGCTGTGAGCTCTGCGCTGGGCCGTTGTGCTCTGCCCCAAGGCGCAGTTTGTCCGAGAGGGGCTTGGGGTGATGCCGGGAGAACTGGGGGCACATCCGTCGGCGGGGCAGGATCTCCTGGTGGGGAACGGGCGCCCTGTCCCACTCCCTGTCGGGGGGGGTGTTCGTGTAGGGGAAAGTCATCGTCTGGGGTCAGGGGAAGGGACTGTCCTCCTGCCCAGTTGGGgtctgggagggggctgggcaggggtctGCTCTCCTGATCCCCACCTGTGCCGGGTGGCCTCTGGCGCCCCCTGGTGTCTGGCCCCCGAGCACGGCTCGCAGGGGCTCCCAGCTCACACACCCGATGCGCTGGGTGCATGGGGCGGAGGGGCCTGGAGCCCGGCAGTGCCTCAGCAAGGCTCTCTCAAGCCCTGGACCTGCGGCCCCTCCAGCTGGGAGGTGGAAGGCACCCCTGCCACATGCCTGGGGCCGATGTCACTTCCCTGGGCTGGTggcatgagagagagaggtggtgggagaggggacaCTGAGgtgtggcagagctggggggagACGGCCTCAGCCAGGAGGTTGGGCATCTTCCCCTGTCCTCTCCCCTGGTTAGAGCTGCGccgggatgggggaggggtgggcccaAAGACCTCAGTAACCTCCTGCTAAACTGGACAGgaccctgaccccccccccctcccctgggccaTCAGGACCGTAGGGGCACCGATGTGTATCATAAGGACATGTGCCAGCCCAGGAGGCTTCCTGGTGGAAAGGAATGCTTGAGTGAAGAAGATATGTGGGATGCGTTTACGGAACTCTGGGCCTCCCAGGGCATGAAAGGTGTCCCCGGCCCAGGGGTCAGTATGCAGAAGGGCCCTGAGGCAGGTCAGCACATCTGTCCTGCGGCCATCGCACTCCCAGGACCTCCTCAGGCCGAAGGCAAGCGGGTGGCCAGGCAGGGCTCCCCAGTGGCTCATTCTTGGGGCTccgggtgggcaggggtgggctcCTGTGTGTCCTCAGGCACCGTGGCTTCCTGTCCACAGGTGCCTATCATCCCCGTGGTTTACTCCAGCTTCTCCTCCTTCTACAACTACAAGACGAAGTTCTTCACCTCAGGTAGCGGGCTCCCCCCCTCCACCGGTCCCCACACTCGGGCATAGCACCCTCGGCCGTAGGACACCCAGAACCCCAGTGGGATAGTTCCCGTCTCTGGGAGGTTCCTCTAGGCCAGACCCTGCCCCTCCGTGATCATGTGGTGAGTGGAGAAGGCAGGCGAGAATCTGGAATCCCAGCCACGAGCTGAGGTGGGCAGTAGTGGGCCCATTTCCCAGACGAGGACACGGAGGCTGGCAGAGGGTGGGGTAGGTGCCCGAGTTCACACACACAGGCCCAGGCTGGGCAGCGgcctcccaggtacccctgcGCCCACCAGCCAGGGAACTCGGAGCCGCTACCCTTCCTTCCAGACCCTAAGTGTGGGCACCCGGTgcctgggtgggagggtggggccaAAGGTTGAagggcagtggggggaggagccTTGCTGTGTCCCGCCCCCAGATGTGAGACTCCCGACCACCTAAACCATCACGGGGGATGAGAGCGCGATGGCGGGTGTGGGTGCCCGGGAGGGCGCAGAAGTGTTCAGCTTGGCAGGGCTGGTAGGGGCGCCTAGAGCCGTCAGACCCTGCAGAGCGCGTACTTTGGAGCTTTGGTTGTGTCACTTATTCTCCGTTAAAAACCAACCATCTGAGACCAGGGTGTCCAGGAAAGAACCCAGCCTGGTGGGGCCTTGGGAGGCTCCAGGGAAGGCCAGTGGGCGGCcgaggagcaggaggaagggggtGCGGGCGGCGTGGGAGCCAAGAGAGGCTGCGACACGGGCGCCTGGACAGCAGGCGCTGGCGGGGGCCCCCAGGCCactgatgcccccccccccaacaggaACGATCAGGGTGGAGGTGCTGGATGCCATCCCCACCAGTGGCCTCACTGTCGCTGATGTCCCCAAGCTTATGGATAGCTGCCACCAGGCCATGAGGACCACCTTCCTCCGCATCTCCAAGACACCCCAGGAGAACGGGGCCACCGCAGGGCCTGGTTCCCAGCCCGCCCAGTAGCCGAAGCGGGGCAGGACCTGGGGGCAGGCCGGGGCTGACCGGGGGCAGGGCCTGACTGGAGGATGGACCGAGGgacctcctcccctgccccagctgctAAACGTCACTGTGTCCTGCTCCTACGTGGTTCTCCCAGCTTTGGTGTCGCCCCGGATGCAGGCCACTGCTTCCTGTCACGGGCCTCGGATCCAGGCCTCCGATGTCCCCCAGGAGAGTCAGCTGGACCCTCCTCAAGGAGCCCACCCTTGGGCCTCCCGGATCTGGGAGCAGGCCTGGGCCCAGACGGGCTGGCGGCCTCGGGGTGGATGGCCGGCGCCGAGACACTTTACCCTCCTGCCTGGGCCCGCGGGGTGCAGAAGCGGGGTGCAGGGCGGGCCCTCCGGGAGAAACGGGACTCTAGGTGGGGGCCAGACACCCGGTCCTGTGCAACCAGGGCCTCGGAGAGCCAGAAAGCAGAGGTCTTTGCTCCACTGGCCTCGGGGAGCAGGGCGGCCGCCCGGGCACCGCATTCCGTTGTTTTTTATAAAGGAACTCTCGGGAGTGCCTGGTGACTCGTGATCACTCAGGGGGCGGGCGGGACGCCACAGCCCTCGGCTCCCGTGCGCGTAGCGTGGGCGCCTCTGCCTCCCCGCTCCAGGGGCCAGGCCCACGATCATCCTGCATTGCTGTCTTCCGTGGGTGGGGGTGTCCACCTAACTGGGCTGTGGGGATCTGGGGAAGGAGGCTGAAGATCTGCTCTTTGCCCCCTGGGGGTAAAGCCAACTTGCCACCTAGAGGCTAGTTTCGCCTTCCCGGAAATCACCTGTTC
It contains:
- the AGPAT2 gene encoding 1-acyl-sn-glycerol-3-phosphate acyltransferase beta isoform X2; this encodes MSPRPGALPRGLPPPPPPAPRPGVAASEVWVSRAAASFRPGTRGTRRGTPRDAGGRRGAERLRARSCFTRGLRGRPRGGLRPSALESGAPLSPPHLLLPPPPERTCAPTPPLRSLLLSIISWIVRTFKYVFGLRFDIKGRQKLEVDHPCVIISNHQSILDMMGLMEALPKRCVQIAKRELLFTGPVGLIMYLGGVFFINRQRSRTAMTVMADVGERMVRENLKVWVYPEGTRNDNGDLLPFKKGAFYLAIQAQVPIIPVVYSSFSSFYNYKTKFFTSGTIRVEVLDAIPTSGLTVADVPKLMDSCHQAMRTTFLRISKTPQENGATAGPGSQPAQ
- the AGPAT2 gene encoding 1-acyl-sn-glycerol-3-phosphate acyltransferase beta isoform X1 — its product is MSPRPGALPRGLPPPPPPAPRPGVAASEVWVSRAAASFRPGTRGTRRGTPRDAGGRRGAERLRARSCFTRGLRGRPRGGLRPSALESGAPLSPPHLLLPPPPERTCAPTPPLRSLLLSIISWIVRTFKYVFGLRFDIKGRQKLEVDHPCVIISNHQSILDMMGLMEALPKRCVQIAKRELLFTGPVGLIMYLGGVFFINRQRSRTAMTVMADVGERMVRENLKVWVYPEGTRNDNGDLLPFKKGAFYLAIQAQDRRGTDVYHKDMCQPRRLPGGKECLSEEDMWDAFTELWASQGMKGVPGPGVPIIPVVYSSFSSFYNYKTKFFTSGTIRVEVLDAIPTSGLTVADVPKLMDSCHQAMRTTFLRISKTPQENGATAGPGSQPAQ
- the AGPAT2 gene encoding 1-acyl-sn-glycerol-3-phosphate acyltransferase beta isoform X4; amino-acid sequence: MGLWPWLTGALLLLLLLVQLSRSARFYAKVSLYCALCVLGSTLAAVICLLRHGGRTVENLSIISWIVRTFKYVFGLRFDIKGRQKLEVDHPCVIISNHQSILDMMGLMEALPKRCVQIAKRELLFTGPVGLIMYLGGVFFINRQRSRTAMTVMADVGERMVRENLKVWVYPEGTRNDNGDLLPFKKGAFYLAIQAQVPIIPVVYSSFSSFYNYKTKFFTSGTIRVEVLDAIPTSGLTVADVPKLMDSCHQAMRTTFLRISKTPQENGATAGPGSQPAQ
- the AGPAT2 gene encoding 1-acyl-sn-glycerol-3-phosphate acyltransferase beta isoform X3 encodes the protein MGLWPWLTGALLLLLLLVQLSRSARFYAKVSLYCALCVLGSTLAAVICLLRHGGRTVENLSIISWIVRTFKYVFGLRFDIKGRQKLEVDHPCVIISNHQSILDMMGLMEALPKRCVQIAKRELLFTGPVGLIMYLGGVFFINRQRSRTAMTVMADVGERMVRENLKVWVYPEGTRNDNGDLLPFKKGAFYLAIQAQDRRGTDVYHKDMCQPRRLPGGKECLSEEDMWDAFTELWASQGMKGVPGPGVPIIPVVYSSFSSFYNYKTKFFTSGTIRVEVLDAIPTSGLTVADVPKLMDSCHQAMRTTFLRISKTPQENGATAGPGSQPAQ